The nucleotide sequence CGATTACGACGTAACCTATTTTTTCTTCCCTGCCGTTTTGATCTTTCGTTATCCCTTCGTATATAACAGGGGAAGACGCAATCTTTTGAAAAGATTGCGCTTCCGGAAAAACTTGATTCATAAAAGGTATCACATCATTATCTGTATGAGTCCAACTGAAACCCAACGTTAGGAGGAATATAACTGCTGCTGCAAAAACAATAATCTTACTTAATAATTTTTTCATAATTTTTTTTATTTTTGCTCCTGTTAAAGATCTGCCTCACTGCAATTATGCGGCCTCTACTTTATTGGCTTTCTTTTTTGAGGATATTAAAGAATTTAACCGCACTGTAAGGATAATTAGTCCAAGAAGAATGGCTCCGAAGATTAACAGTCCCATACCGGCAGCCTGCATCTCGCCTTCACCAATGCTGCTGACGATCCAAGCCAGGGTAAAGGCTCCCCACAGTACGGATATGGAAGTCAAAACCCAGCGAGTTACGGACATTTTGCCTGCAGCCTGGAACTTGATATAGACAAACCATAGGGATGATACCATGAGTGCACCCAGAATTAACCAGAATATGATCATCATTCTCTCCTCTTTTCTAAAATATTTTTACTTATTCCAGAAGTTCTTTGTCGCATCTGAAGCACTCACTTTTCCGTATCCAAACAGATCATCAAAGAACCTTAGGATTGGACGGGCTGGCGTTCTTGTTCCCAGCTTCACGAAATCATGGTGCCATTCATCAAGTTTGTTATATGGACATACTTTAACGCAGATTCCACAGTCAGTTCCAACTTGTGCCCATTGGGACAAGCATTTTTCGGCATCTAAAGCCCATTTTTTTACACCGCCACTTGTGGATACCGTTATCGTTTTAAAACTTGGTTCTTTGTCATGCGATATCGCTTGCGAAGGACAAGCGTCGGCGCACTTCCTGCAGGTTTTACAAAATTCTGCAACCCCGAAAGTAATCGGTTTATCAACAGCTAACGGCAAATTCGTAAAGATTTTGCACAATCTGACTCTTGGTCCATATTTAGGCGTAATGAGGATCCCAATTCTGCTAAGTTCTCCTAATCCTGCGTGAACGCCCAAGGGAACACTTAATGCTGTATCATTGCCGCAAGGTATGGCCCGATAACCTAATCTTCTCAAGAAAGTTGCCACCTTATGAGCCGTTACACCCATATTGGAGTAGATATTGCCGGCAGAAGCACCTTCAAGCAGAGCCGGAGCAGCTTGAAAACTTTCATAATTCATTTCAAAAGCCATTACGATTACGTTTGTCGGTTCAAACGGGAAGACATTTGGTTTTAAAGTCGCCGTCTTCGGGTCAGTGATAACATCCGTGTAGACCCATCTATCATCATAGGGTGCGATTCCTACTAAATCTGCTCCAAAAAAGGTGGCTACCTTTTTTACCACTTGGCTTGCAAGTTCAGGCGTTTGAAATTTGTAAACATTAGGACTTACTTTTCCTTCCCAGTTATATAATCCTAAATTCGCGAATCCAGGAGCATGATAGCCATTGACATCATCCTCAACGGACCAAGCTGCATCATCCATAGCATATTCAAGCTGACCCCAGCCCTCTCCGCCTTCTTGAGGGATTTCACCGGTTTTTTTCCCGACATACTTAAAAAAGTCTGCTTGAACAATTTGATCCCCGCGAAAAGCTCTCATAAACACAGTATTCTTTTGATTATAACGTTTGTAATCACTCGAAATCTCCATCGGCATCGTATCATGTTGTTCAATGCCTGCAGCATTCGCTACGCTGTTTACCCCAGGAAGCTCGTAACCTAACAAAGCCGCACCAGCTGCCCCAACCCCCATTCCTATAGATTTTTTCAAGAAGTTCCGCCTACTCAGTCTTAACTTTTTTCCATCAGAATCCTGTTTGACCAAAGTCATGTTTTTGCCTCCTTTTTTCTTATTTAATTCAAAATACCATGGAGAAAAAAAGAGAACCAGTAGTCTGGATTACCGTAGTAAGCCCAAATTACTAGTTCGTATATCTGAAAAATCGTATTTAGTAAGAAAATTATTTAATCTTTTGTCTTGCCTGGTACTGTTCTAGTCCGTTTAAATCCTTGATATAGTAGTACCCGTCAATTTGCTCAATATAATTCATACCTTTAAGCTTTTTGATAATTTTGATACTGGTAATCCTATTGATCCCGAGTAAATGGCCAATAAATTGGTGACTGATTTTGAAATTCAATTTAATCATGTTCTCTGTTTCAATACCATAAGATTTGGCCATTGATATAAAAAGATTGCATATTCTCCATTCAACATCATGAAAAAGTAATTCTTCTATTCGAGACATGCTTGAAAAAAATTTCTTTGTCAATGATTCCATAATAAATAATGATATATCCAGATTATTTAATATTAATTCCATAAGTTTATTTTTGGATAGATGAATGATATAAGAATCTTCAACTGCTTTGAAGTATGTAAAAGCCGGAACATCGAAAAGCAGATTAGACTCCAGGAAAATACTTCCATCTTCAAGAATGAATTCTATTTTTTCGTTACCTTCAGGAGAGTATTCTATACATAATACCCGTCCCTTTAAAATATAATAAAATTTGTCAATGATTTCGCCTGGCGAAGCTATCGTTGTATTTTTTTTGTAAAATTCTTTCTCTCCCGCTTCAATTAAAGTCTTTGATACTCTTTGTGATCTGAGGATGCTAGAAAACATTTCTTTCAAAATTAATTCACCCCCTAAGACCAATTTCCAGAAAATCAAATTGGAGAGTCTCTATCTTAGATCAGTTTTTATTATTTTAGCTATCTCTACTTTTTAAATTAATATTACACTCTTTCAATATTTTTTACAAAAATAAAAATAATCTTTTGCCCTATAGGTCCATTTGTTTTACATAGAGTTAAAAAAGACGGTTTTCGATTGCAATACCGCCCATTCTGTCCATTAATCTATTCACAATTAATTACACCAATATCTTCATCTTCCGGAGGTAAAGGCTCAGAACATTTTTAAGAAATAATATAATCCCGCCTAACATTCAGAATATAGCAGAAGACAGAGATTAACTAGTAGTCCAGACAACTAACGACCCTGGCTTTTGATCCGTTATATCCTTTATCTGGATATCCTGAAATTCGCCAACGTAAAAATGACCAAGGCTGAAAGCCAAGGTCATAAGGAAGTTAGGATATTCGATTAAGAAATAGCGTGATAAGCCTGCCATTCACTTATCACAATCATGATAGCGACAGTCGATATCAATACAATAAATAATAAATCCCCCATACTTAATTTTCTTTTCATTCTTTGACCTCGATGTTATTCAATTCATTTGTAGATCTTGCTTCGATTTCTTCTATTCCTTTGGTTCCTTGGGTGCCTTGGGTCCTTTGAGTTCTTTTAATTCCCGGAACCTTTTTCAGTTTTGCGTTTTCTAAGCTCACTTTTTCTAAAATCCCCATGATATATCTCCTAGGACGCAAGATGATCTCATTGAGTATGAGCCCCGGACAGAAAAACCTGCACCAGAATCTGCTGATAAAGAAAGAACTAAAAATCACAGCCGGCAAAATCAGCCACTGGATACCGAATCCCTGCCGGCCAAACAAAGTGGCGAATGGCTCATAACCGGCAAAACTCGGTGACTTCGTCAGGAATGCACCTATGAGTGCCAGGTATATGAGAATATACCTTATTTTAGCCGCTTTGGCTTCGATTGCTTTATTGCAGCATTTAAATTTACCGCCGCCCACTTTTGCCGTGATTTCCTGTAAAGCGCCAAACGGGCAAAGCCAGAAACAGTAAACGTTCTTTCCTAATATCAAGGTGATAACCGGGATTCCGATTAAGAGGATATACCAAACGAGGTTTTCACGGATTGACGGGAAATTACCCATGAGAAGTGCGGCAATGTTGGCAAGGGAAATCGATGTATTGTATTGGAAGCCGATGAAGACTAAACTGCCTATCAGGGCGATCCAGCGCAGTTTTCTTTGTTTGAATGCTACGCCGATCACCGCCGGGATGACCAAAGCGATGACGGCAATTTCCTTTGAGCCAAACTTAAACGGCTGAACCTCATCCTTCACATCCAGACCGAACTCGTCCCTGGCTACGGCATGGCTGCCCCGGGAAATGGCCTTGGCTATCCCCCGGGAAGAAAAGGTAGCGCCCGATATCCGGTCGATATCCTTGTTAATGGACAAGGGGTCCGTGATGTCTTTGCCGATGAATTTCTCCAGATATTTCTGCTCGATGACCTTATCAATGAAGGATGGCGTATCCTTATGGGCGGCAATAACCGTCCCGACAATTTTTCCTTTGAGGTCAATTCCTGTGACCATTTTAATCGGACCGCCATAAGCAACCGCTTGCTCGATTACGACGTAACCAACTCTTTCTTCCTCACCGTTTTGATCTTTTGTTCTCCCTTCGTATATAACAGGGGAAGACGCAATCTTTTGAAAAGATTGCGCTTCCGGAAAAACTTGATTCATAAACGGGATGATATCACGATCTGTATGAGTCCAACTGAAACCCAACGTTAAGAGAAATACAACTGTTGCTGCAAATACAATGATTTTATTTGTTGAGTTTTTCATTTCCAGCTCCTGTTAAAGGTCTGCCTGACTAAAATTATGCGGCCTCTACTTTATTGACTTTCTTTTTTGGAATCAAGGAATTCAACCGTACTGTCACGATAACTAGGACAAGAAGAATCGCTCCGAAAATTAACAGTCCCATGCCTGCGGCCTGCATCTCGTCTTCTCCAATGCTACTAACGATCCAGGCCAGGGTAAAGGCTCCCCACAGTACGGATATGGATGTTAAAATCCAGCGGGCCACGGACATTTTGCCTGCAGCCTGGAATTTGATATAGACAAACCAAAATGATGACGCGATGAGTGCTCCCAGGAACATCCAAAATATTATCATTTTATCTCTCCTCTTCTCATTAATGCATTTACATTTATTTCCAAAAATCCTTTACGGCCTCAGCAACCGTTGCTTTTCCGTATCCAAACAGATCATCAAAGTACCTTAGAATCGGTCTTGCAGGCGTCTTCGTAGCAAATTTTGCTAAATCATGGTGCCATTCGCTCGGTTTGTTGTATGGACAGACTTTAATACAGATTCCGCAGTCAGTACCAGCGTCAGCCCACTGTGTTAAGCATTTCTCAGCATTTACGGCCCACCTTTTTACACCACCATTTGTGGAGACCGTTGAGACTTCAAAACTTGGTTCTTTATCATGGGTTATCGCTTGCGAAGGACAGGCATCTGCACATTTCCTGCAGGTCTTACAAAACTCCCTGACCCCAAAAGTAATCGGTTTGTCAACAGCCAAAGGCAAATCGGTAAATATTTTGCAGAACCGCTGTCTCGGTCCAAATTGCGGAGTGATAACAATTCCTATTCTGCTGAGTTCTCCCAGTCCGGCATGAATCGCCAAAGGAACGCTCAAGGCAGTGTCATTGCCGCAGGGTACGGTTTGGTAACCTAGAGCTCTAACAAAATGGGACATCTTATTTACGACAACACTCATACTGGAATAAATATTTCCGGCAGACGCAAGTTCAAGAGATGTCGGGGCAGCTTGGAAGCCCTCGTAACTCATTTCAAGAGCCATGACAATAACACTTTTAGGTGTAAACGGGAGATCATTAGGAACGCTATCCATCTTTTGCATATCGTATACACGTGAAAATACCCACCGCTCGTCATAAGGGGCAATTCCTACCAGACTCGCACCAAAGAATTTTGCAGCCTTTTTAACGGCTTTACTTGCAGCTTCAGGGCTCTCAAAAGTGTATTTATCAGGGTTTACTTTGCCGCTAATTTGCGGGTTCTTCCATTCGTATAATCCCTGACTGGCAAAACCTGGAGCATGATAACCATTGATACCATCCTCTACCCCAAAGGCACCGACTTTCATAGCCTCTTCAAGTCTGCCATAGCCGTCTGCTACCTTATTCGGTATTACGCCCATGTGTTTTCCGAAATAAGTGTCAAATGAAGGTTTAACTATAGGATCTCCCGCCATTGCACGCATAATCACATTGTATTTTTGATCATACCGTTTGTAATCTGCGGAAATTTCCACCGGATACGAATCATGCTCTACGACCTCTGCAGCATTGGCTATGCCATCGTAACCTAACATAGCTGCACCTGCTGCCCCAACCCCCATTCCGACTGAGGTTTTTAAGAAACCCCGTCTACTAAATTTTTTGGGAATAGCCTTTTCTTGTTCTGTGCTTTCAGTTTTTTCTTTACCGAAATCCATAGTACATCTCCTCCCTAAAATATTTTTTTCTACCAATAAGTTATCATTTCTCAAAATTAATAGTAGAAGTCCACACTACAAATGTAGCCTAGGCTACATTTTTATTTGTTTTGATAAAAGTATAATTAGTGTGTGATAATATTAAGGTAGAAAGGAAAAGTACTATATTAATATTGGGGAGTTTGGTTTTTATGAAATACTCACCCGTTGAAGAATTCTCAAGAATTTACAAGCTAGATAACTTTTCCAAAACATTTATTGAAAATGGTAAGGAATTATTCTTTAAAAAAAATTCAGTTATTGCGTCTCCAGGAGACGTCACGGAAGGATTTTATTTTGTCAAAGAAGGCAGAGTCATTGCTTCTGAATTCTCTCCCAAAGGAAATGAACGGATCATATGCATTCTTGAGAAGAGCAGTATTTTCTTAGAATCCAATGTTCTTTTTAATGTTCCGGTTTTTTGTTACTTTAAAGCAAGTATAGATACCACGCTAGTCTTTATAAAGAAAGAAGATCTATTGGACCTATTGGCAAAAGACTTAAATGTAACGCTTTTTCTCTTGCAATCCCTTACAAAGAAATTTTATTCCAATATGAATCATATTGATGAATTGCTCTATCACGATACAGAATGGGGGATGTGCAACCTTTTTTTAACATTAGCCGAAAATTTCGGAGTTGAAGAAGACACAAAAATCAAGTTAAATATTAAAATCAGCCAGCAGTTTATCAGCAATCTTCTCGGTATAAATCGAATAACGACATTAAGGATTATAAAAAAATTAAAGGAATTAATGTTAATCGAGCAGACGAACGGGTATTACTATATCAAAGACATCCAGCAGTTAAGGGACTATCAAACGAGTATCTATACGCAATTATAAATTTCTATTGCTTTAAGGAGTTTTACCTGATTATGCTGTTTAGCTGCTGAACAGTGAAAAGTGATTCAATAACTGCATAATGAATGATTTACATCTACTTATCCATACATGTTTTTCTCATTTTCGATAAAAGGCAGCACTACTAAAAAGAACGCCTAAAAAGACGTTCTTTTATTCAACAAACTTAATTGGGATACCTATGGAAATGATTTATTTGTCCACGATTTTTGCCCCAAAAGGAATCAAAGCCAACTGGGCAAACTTAAAATGCTGGAGCCCAAACGGAATGCCGACGATGGTGACGCAGAAAATAAGGCCGATAATTAAATGATGTACGGCCAGCTCCCATCCCAGAAAAATCAGCCAGAGAATATTTAAAAGTAATCCCCCGACCCCAAAGCCGCCAAGGATAACTTCTTTGCCGAATGGCCACAAAACAAGCAGGGATATTTTAAAACACTGAAGGCCAAAAGGAATGCCGACGATGGTGACACATAAAACCACCCCTGCCACAAACCACAGAATTGCTCCGATAATGCCGCCAAATAGCAGCCAGATTAGATTGCCGATAAAGTTCATCTTTGTTTTCCTCCAAATATTGGGCCGGTCGCATAGAATTGCTTATTCCGCATTGGCACTCAGTGCCACCGGGATCTGAACCCATCTGCCCCTCTTTTTATCCTCAGTATAAACCACATAGGTATCGCCGATGATATCGGTCAAGGCCTGTTTCCGAGGATGAAATGCGCAAATCAAATAACCCAGGTAGGTGCCGAGCAGCTGTGCCAGTGTTCTCCCGACGACTTCCCGCATAGCGACTGCAGACCAGCTGAGCGGGCTGCCATCTTTGCTTATAACTTTAATTCCCATGATCATCTTCCCGAGTGTCTGTCCGAAATACATCGTCAGCAAAACGAAATATATACTTCCCCAGATGCCCGGAAAGAGTGCATTGATCAGGACAAATGATTTAATGGTTGTTGTTTCAAGACCTGCAGGCCATATAACCCGGAAAAATATCTGACTGCTCATCGCAATGACTGCCAGATCAATGATAAAGGCCCAGAATCTGGTCCAAAAACCAACGACTCTTAAATCTACAACATTGACATTTTCCATTGTATTTGCACTTTCCGCTGTCTGATCACCGCTATTTGTAATATAATCAATATCCATGGCTGAATCACGCTCCTTTAGCGATACAGGTACATCACGGTAGGTACCGCGCTGTCCTGCAAATCCTGTTTGATTCCCAAGAAATCAAGTTGGGGAGACACCATGGAGAAGAGCCGATTCAAATTAAACAGCGTTTCATTTTGATATTGGATAACGTTTGGATCACTTTCGTTAATCATTTTTGCTGCTTCAGCAATGGCTCCGTCCAGATCACCGATCTGATCGATGAGGCCCAGCGATTTAGCCTGCGTCGCTGTATACACTCTTCCATCGGCGACTTTGATGACGGTCTGCCGGTCCATTTCTCTTCCTTTTGCCACTGCATCGACAAAATAGCCATAATACTCATCAATGATTCCCTGCATGATCTGCTTTTCTTCTTCCGTCGCTTCACGCATTGGATTCATGATGTCTTTGTTTTTGCCGCTTTTGAAAACAATTTCCTCAACACCCAATTTTTTTGCCAGCTCGCTGTAATTATACGTGCTCATAATGACGCCGATGGATCCGGTCAGCGTATCCCGAGTCGCCAAAATTTTATCCGCAGGCATCGAAATAAAGTAACCGCCTGAGGCTGCCAATGTACCCATGGAAACAACCAAAGGTTTTGGGTATTTTTCTTTTAAACTGATCAATTTCTGATAAATCTCATCACTTTCATACACACCGCCGCCAGGTGAATCAACTGCCAGGACAACCGCCTGAATCTCAGGATTGGTAAAGGCATCTTCGATTTCCTGTAAAAATATCTGGTGATTATAGGTATCGGTGGCTGACAATGAATCACTTGTGGACTGAATGGTTCCGTTGACGTTGATCAGAGCAATCGTTTTACCGGTTCCTTCCTGATAAGTCCCGGTGGTGAATGAGGGTTCCGAAGGCAACAGGGATTTTTCCAATTTTCCCATGTTTGCTCCTCCGGAAATAACATCTGTCTGTACGTATATCACCAGTAAAACAACGATAACCGCGATAGAAATCCAGCGTTTTTTATTCATACTCTCCTCCTACTGTTTTTCAACATTGATCATAAATTAAGATTGGATATGATTTTGTATCTCTTAGATCTTATTCTATGCAAAACCTTTCGTATTTAAAAACGGAACTATTTCCTTTTCTGTCAATATAAACTTTTAGAATAATTCGCTAAATTTCTGCTCTTTCCTTCAAAATATCCATATTTAAGACGATAAACCTCCCGGAGCACATCCCCAGGAGGTTTACGGATTTTCCTCTATCACGTTTTTGACAAGGTTTCAGGATTTTTTCGTAATCGGCAGCCACACCAGTATAGCTGGCAAAAGATGTTTTGTTAAACGAAGTAATGAAGACTTTACTTCAATACAATAGTTTCTGGAATTTTGTACATTTCCGGATATTCAAGCCACCATTTATAATCCAAGATCTGCTCGGTACCATATCCGAACATATCATCAATCGATTTAAGGAGACTGGCTCCTGCCGAATTCTGGCTTCCGATCCAAGTCCCCGCTTGATGGAACCATGAATCCTCCTTGGAATCCCATGGGCAGACTTTCATGCACCGTCCGCAGGAAATACCTTCTTCGTTTGATGTCCGGAATATACTGCACTTTTTAGAATTGACGTTCCAGCGCAAGTATCCGTTATATTCCACAGGATCGGCATCATAGGAAATGGCTTGAGCCGGACATTCCGCTGCACATTTTTTACACACTCTGCAGAAATCCTGCAAGCCAAAATCGATTGGCTTATCCGGAGCAAGCGGCAGATCCGTAGTAACGACAGCAGCTTTATGGCGGAATCCGAGCCGGGGATGGAGACTGGTGTTACCTGTGCGGCACATCTCCCCCAACCCGGCTGCGACAAGACAAGGGGTAACTGCCAAAATGTTATTGAAAGCATGAGAGGCCCTTGCATTATAACCAAGCCTGCGGATGTAATTTGCTATGATGACAGATATTAAAGCTGTAGCGATATAAGCATTAAAGGACTGCGCATCACTGATCCCGTCATAGCCAGTGGAACCCAGCATCGTTTCTAAATGTTGGTCTTTCACAAAGCCGATGACATATGGCAACCGTTCGGTTACAGGTTCGATGCATTCCTCTAGAGGTTTTTTCGCCATACCTTTCACATCTAGACAATGATAGGAATAGTAGGCATATTCCGGCATTTTGCCAATTGCTATATCGTCTGCATGCAGAAAGTACCCCAGATCTTTAATGTGCATTGACATTTGCTCGGGATCAGGTATCGCCAATTTATCCGGATTAGGCTTTCCTGTTCCTGCCACAGCTGCCGGCGTAGCAAGAAGAACAGCGGCTTGACCAATTGCTGTGTTTAAAGGGGATCTCGGAGTTTGGGTCAAGTATCCTCGAAATGCCTTATCTCCAACCCCGTTAGCTCCTTCTTCACCAAGTAGATGTCTTAATGTCAGTCCAGTAGCATGGTCAGCTTCGCTGATATTCTTGATCTTTCCAACGATCTTAGTGGTTCCCAACCATTGATCATTATGTTCCACATAGCGTACTGTAGCACTGCCCATATCGTGCACAGGATGAATTTTGGACCATTGTCCTTTTGGCGCAGCAGCGTACTGCACAGTGAAGTTGTTTGCTGCACTTGCAAACTTACCAGGTGTTTTTAATATTCCGGCAGCACCAAGGAATGTTGCTGCAGCGCCGGCTTTCAGAAAATTCCTTCGGTTGATTTGAAGTTGTTTTTTTTGCTCACTACTCATTCTTGTTCACCTCTTTTCAAGCTTGTTCAGTATTTGCCTTTTTCGTTTTTCCAATCGTGATGAAGCCTAACAAACGTGCCAGTACAACTGCAAGGACGATAGCTAATCCTCCAAATAGGAATATTGCAGTACTCGTTGCTTTAACATGCCCTACGGATGCGTTGATGTAGATAAAGGAAATTCCCGTCCAGGTAACAGCATACCAAATCACGAATAAGACCCAATTAATTACTGTTCTCCACATTTGCTCCATTTTGGCGCGAGGTTTAATAAAAAGAATTGCGGCTAAAAATAACACGCCAGCTATAAAAATCAACAATGTACCCATCATTTTCACCTCCTCTCTTAGCGATTTGGTCAATCCGGATGACTAGGTACATTGTACAAAATAAGGTAATTAAATGATTCAATCTAAATTGAAAATGATAATATTTTAGGTAAACTGCATATGGGACAATTGCTGGATTGATACAGATAATAAAATAATAACAGTGAGTATGTAGAAGAAAGGTTAGTCCCCTTTGCTTGGTGGCTAACCTTTCCGCGCTTCATCTCTTCTTTGTCCAGACACACGTGGAGTACTCAGATGAAGGAAATCGCTCCATATTAAGCGTTGAATATGCTTATTTTACACCTGTCAATGAAGCCCTTGTTGTAGTTAATGTTTCCGGAATTTTGTGATTTTCCGGCCATTCAAGCCACCATTTATAATCCAAGATCTGCTCGGTGCCATATCCGAACATATCATCAATCGATTTAAGGAGACTGGCTCCTGTCGAATTCTGGCTTCCAATCCAGGTTCCCGCCTGATGGAACCATGAATCCTCTTTGGAATTCCATGGGCAGACTTTCATGCACCGTCCGCAGGAAATACCTTCTTCGTTTGTTACCCGGAATATTTGGCACGTATTAGAATTGACGTTCCAGCGCAAGTATCCGTTATATTCCACAGGATCGGCATCATAGGAAATGGCTTGAGCCGGACATTCCGTTGCACATTTCTTACACACTCTACAGAAATCCTGTAAGCCAAAATCGATTGGCTTATCCGGAGCAAGCGGCAGATCCGTAGTAACGACAGCAGCTTTATGGCGGAATCCGAGCCGGGGATGGGCACTGGTGTTACCTGTGCGGGATAGCTCTCCCAACCCGGCTGCGATAAGACAAGGGGTAACTGCCAAAATGTTATTGAAAGCATGAGAGGCCCTTGCATTATAACCAAGTTTGCGGATGTAATTTGCTATGATGACAGATATATTAGCTGTAGCGTGATAAGCATTAAAGGACTGCGCATCACTGATCCCGTCATAGCCAGTGGAACCCAACATCGTTTCTAAATGTTGGTCAACCATAACGGTGATGACATATGGCATCCGTTCAGTTACAGGTACGACGCATTCCTCTACAGGTTTTTTCGGCAAATCAAACGCGTTTAATGTATGATAGGAAAAGTAGGCATATTCCGGCATTTTGCCAATTGCTATATCATCTGCACGCAGAAAGTAACCCAGATCTTTAATGTGCATTGACATTTGCTCTGGATCAGGTATCGCCATTTTCTGAGGAGCAGGCTTTCCTTCCATAACTGCCGGCGAAGCAATAGGACCAGCGGCTTGAGCAATTGCTGTGTTTAAAGGGGATCTCAGAGTTTGCGTCATGAATCCTCGAAATGCCTTATCGCCAAGTTTACCTCTTAATAGCAGTCCACCACCACCGTCAGCTTCGCTGATATTCTTGATCTTTCCAACGATCTTAGTGGTTCCCAACCATTGATCATTATTTTCCACATAGCGTACTGAAGCACTGCCCATATCGTGCACAGGATGAATCTTGGACCATTGTCCTTCTGGCGCAGCAGCATATTGCACACTGCTTGCTGCACTTGCAAACTTACCAGGTGTTTTTAATACTCCGGCAACACCAAGGAATGTGGCTGCAGCGCCGGCTTTCAGAAAATTCCTTCGGTTGATTTGAGGTTGTTTTTTTTGCTCACTACTCATTCTTTTTGACCTCTTTTCAAGCTTGTTCAGTATTTGTCTTTTTCGTTTTTCCAATCGTGATGAAGCCTAACAAACGTGCCAGTACAACTGCAAGGATAATAGCTAATCCTCCAAATAGGAATATTGCAGTACTCGTTGCTTTAACATGCCCTACGGATGCGTTGATGTAGATAAAGGAAATTCCCGTCCAGGTAACAGCATACCAAATCACGAATAAGACCCAGTTAATCACTGTTCTCCACATTTGCTCCATTTTGGCGCGAGGTTTAATAAAAAGAATTGCGGCTAAAAATAACACGCCAGCAACAAAAATCAACAATGTACCCATCATTTTCACCTCCTCTTTTAGCGATTTGGTCAATCGGATGACTAGGTACATTGTACAAAATAAGATAATTAAATGATTCAGTTTAAATTGAAAATAATCATTTTATAAATGATAATATTTTACAAATGCTAATTAGTGCCATCATGTTTGAATAATTGTGTTTCTTGTGTTAATTCTTCCAGCTTTCTGATATCAA is from Dehalobacter sp. 12DCB1 and encodes:
- a CDS encoding reductive dehalogenase encodes the protein MSSEQKKQLQINRRNFLKAGAAATFLGAAGILKTPGKFASAANNFTVQYAAAPKGQWSKIHPVHDMGSATVRYVEHNDQWLGTTKIVGKIKNISEADHATGLTLRHLLGEEGANGVGDKAFRGYLTQTPRSPLNTAIGQAAVLLATPAAVAGTGKPNPDKLAIPDPEQMSMHIKDLGYFLHADDIAIGKMPEYAYYSYHCLDVKGMAKKPLEECIEPVTERLPYVIGFVKDQHLETMLGSTGYDGISDAQSFNAYIATALISVIIANYIRRLGYNARASHAFNNILAVTPCLVAAGLGEMCRTGNTSLHPRLGFRHKAAVVTTDLPLAPDKPIDFGLQDFCRVCKKCAAECPAQAISYDADPVEYNGYLRWNVNSKKCSIFRTSNEEGISCGRCMKVCPWDSKEDSWFHQAGTWIGSQNSAGASLLKSIDDMFGYGTEQILDYKWWLEYPEMYKIPETIVLK
- the sppA gene encoding signal peptide peptidase SppA; this translates as MNKKRWISIAVIVVLLVIYVQTDVISGGANMGKLEKSLLPSEPSFTTGTYQEGTGKTIALINVNGTIQSTSDSLSATDTYNHQIFLQEIEDAFTNPEIQAVVLAVDSPGGGVYESDEIYQKLISLKEKYPKPLVVSMGTLAASGGYFISMPADKILATRDTLTGSIGVIMSTYNYSELAKKLGVEEIVFKSGKNKDIMNPMREATEEEKQIMQGIIDEYYGYFVDAVAKGREMDRQTVIKVADGRVYTATQAKSLGLIDQIGDLDGAIAEAAKMINESDPNVIQYQNETLFNLNRLFSMVSPQLDFLGIKQDLQDSAVPTVMYLYR
- a CDS encoding RDD family protein; the protein is MDIDYITNSGDQTAESANTMENVNVVDLRVVGFWTRFWAFIIDLAVIAMSSQIFFRVIWPAGLETTTIKSFVLINALFPGIWGSIYFVLLTMYFGQTLGKMIMGIKVISKDGSPLSWSAVAMREVVGRTLAQLLGTYLGYLICAFHPRKQALTDIIGDTYVVYTEDKKRGRWVQIPVALSANAE
- a CDS encoding reductive dehalogenase; the protein is MSSEQKKQPQINRRNFLKAGAAATFLGVAGVLKTPGKFASAASSVQYAAAPEGQWSKIHPVHDMGSASVRYVENNDQWLGTTKIVGKIKNISEADGGGGLLLRGKLGDKAFRGFMTQTLRSPLNTAIAQAAGPIASPAVMEGKPAPQKMAIPDPEQMSMHIKDLGYFLRADDIAIGKMPEYAYFSYHTLNAFDLPKKPVEECVVPVTERMPYVITVMVDQHLETMLGSTGYDGISDAQSFNAYHATANISVIIANYIRKLGYNARASHAFNNILAVTPCLIAAGLGELSRTGNTSAHPRLGFRHKAAVVTTDLPLAPDKPIDFGLQDFCRVCKKCATECPAQAISYDADPVEYNGYLRWNVNSNTCQIFRVTNEEGISCGRCMKVCPWNSKEDSWFHQAGTWIGSQNSTGASLLKSIDDMFGYGTEQILDYKWWLEWPENHKIPETLTTTRASLTGVK
- a CDS encoding dehalogenase is translated as MMGTLLIFVAGVLFLAAILFIKPRAKMEQMWRTVINWVLFVIWYAVTWTGISFIYINASVGHVKATSTAIFLFGGLAIILAVVLARLLGFITIGKTKKTNTEQA
- a CDS encoding dehalogenase, whose translation is MGTLLIFIAGVLFLAAILFIKPRAKMEQMWRTVINWVLFVIWYAVTWTGISFIYINASVGHVKATSTAIFLFGGLAIVLAVVLARLLGFITIGKTKKANTEQA